A window of the Cannabis sativa cultivar Pink pepper isolate KNU-18-1 chromosome X, ASM2916894v1, whole genome shotgun sequence genome harbors these coding sequences:
- the LOC115714080 gene encoding U11/U12 small nuclear ribonucleoprotein 25 kDa protein isoform X2, translating to MELESSAKEEENVIIESYNSQSMKTARLMSSLTLAALLEDPILADVSNNPTLLEVDTLISLELGSAMRITILKLDDTSFVMNSATVKDLKLAIKQNVNEVEQSNMGHRHISWKHVWGNSCLSYQNEKLLDDKAKLQDFGIRNNSKVQFVPYVVSKNTRRHSKRKKHRFFHGLNKRAIGKS from the exons ATGGAGTTAGAATCGAGtgcaaaggaagaagaaaatgTGATAATTGAAAGTTACAATAGTCAAAGTATGAAGACGGCAAGGTTGATGTCATCACTAACACTGGCTGCTCTTCTGGAAGATCCAATTCTGGCTGATGTCTCCAATAACCCGACTTTATTGGAAGTAGATACCCTCATAAGCCTCGAGTTGGGTAGTGCCATGCGGATCACCATCCTCAAGCTTGATGACACTTCTTTTG TGATGAATTCTGCTACTGTCAAGGATCTTAAGCTTGCAATCAAGCAAAATGTAAATGAGGTGGAGCAATCCAATATGGGACATCGTCATATTTCATG GAAGCATGTATGGGGGAATTCTTGCCTATCATACCAGAACGAGAAGCTACTAGATGACAAGGCCAAACTTCAAGATTTTGGCATACGGAACAACTCAAAG GTACAGTTTGTCCCTTACGTAGTGTCAAAGAATACGCGACGACATTCAAAGAGAAAGAAACACCGTTTCTTTCATGGCCTTAACAAGCGTGCTATCGGTAAATCCTAG
- the LOC115724071 gene encoding uncharacterized protein LOC115724071: MSKPHYEARGDLYSVSCVSFQAESTSHDFISCPIALACWRRLGVTFVFDPGGSFRSWLELLFQSLSEEIVCSVSMTCWAIWKARNKIIWKKKSSSVTEIIAYVNKTLNQWKKAQDKITFNSLCLENKGDGAELWSKPEENSIKINVDATTFEQENKCGFDIVIRNHLGNLITALSGCYGGNFTAEVIEVMAIKEALS; this comes from the coding sequence ATGTCTAAACCTCACTACGAAGCACGTGGAGATCTCTATTCTGTGTCATGTGTGTCGTTTCAAGCTGAATCCACAAGTCACGATTTTATTTCTTGTCCAATTGCCCTTGCTTGTTGGCGTAGACTCGGGGTTACTTTTGTTTTTGATCCTGGTGGGAGTTTTCGCAGCTGGTTGGAACTGCTCTTCCAATCACTTTCAGAGGAGATTGTGTGTAGTGTTTCCATGACTTGTTGGGCAATATGGAAGGcaagaaataaaattatttggaaGAAGAAAAGCTCATCTGTTACGGAAATAATTGCATATGTAAACAAAACTCTTAATCAATGGAAAAAAGCTCAAGATAAAATCACTTTCAATTCCTTGTGTCTTGAAAACAAGGGTGATGGCGCTGAGCTATGGTCTAAACCTGAAGAAAACTCAATCAAGATAAATGTCGATGCAACGACCTTCGAACAAGAGAACAAGTGTGGCTTTGACATTGTTATTCGTAATCATCTTGGCAATCTTATAACAGCTCTCTCTGGCTGTTATGGAGGTAATTTTACAGCTGAAGTCATTGAAGTCATGGCAATCAAAGAGGCCCTCAGTTGA
- the LOC115714080 gene encoding U11/U12 small nuclear ribonucleoprotein 25 kDa protein isoform X1, whose translation MELESSAKEEENVIIESYNSQSMKTARLMSSLTLAALLEDPILADVSNNPTLLEVDTLISLELGSAMRITILKLDDTSFDVAVMNSATVKDLKLAIKQNVNEVEQSNMGHRHISWKHVWGNSCLSYQNEKLLDDKAKLQDFGIRNNSKVQFVPYVVSKNTRRHSKRKKHRFFHGLNKRAIGKS comes from the exons ATGGAGTTAGAATCGAGtgcaaaggaagaagaaaatgTGATAATTGAAAGTTACAATAGTCAAAGTATGAAGACGGCAAGGTTGATGTCATCACTAACACTGGCTGCTCTTCTGGAAGATCCAATTCTGGCTGATGTCTCCAATAACCCGACTTTATTGGAAGTAGATACCCTCATAAGCCTCGAGTTGGGTAGTGCCATGCGGATCACCATCCTCAAGCTTGATGACACTTCTTTTG ATGTGGCAGTGATGAATTCTGCTACTGTCAAGGATCTTAAGCTTGCAATCAAGCAAAATGTAAATGAGGTGGAGCAATCCAATATGGGACATCGTCATATTTCATG GAAGCATGTATGGGGGAATTCTTGCCTATCATACCAGAACGAGAAGCTACTAGATGACAAGGCCAAACTTCAAGATTTTGGCATACGGAACAACTCAAAG GTACAGTTTGTCCCTTACGTAGTGTCAAAGAATACGCGACGACATTCAAAGAGAAAGAAACACCGTTTCTTTCATGGCCTTAACAAGCGTGCTATCGGTAAATCCTAG